In Bacteroidota bacterium, one DNA window encodes the following:
- a CDS encoding methyltransferase encodes MEIPTTGKGRFLMDNIGKYFFTWFIKPILSFYLKRETSYYYKGLRITVFSGVFHPQFFFSSKFLANFVEGLPLSGKTFFEPCSGSGFISLIASRNKAIVTASDINPNAVENIKLNYKKNASQFPSENISVYLSDVFNAIPVQQFDFIVVNPPYFFKDYSNLAQAAWNCGLNGIFFDNFFSKLVAYTHTNSEVFMVLADNCDIERIKKIASSYFFDFVLVKEKKILWEKNYIFKIVRQKNE; translated from the coding sequence TTGGAAATACCGACAACCGGAAAAGGAAGGTTTTTAATGGATAACATTGGGAAATATTTTTTTACTTGGTTTATTAAACCAATACTGTCTTTTTATTTGAAAAGAGAAACATCCTATTATTATAAAGGACTTAGAATTACAGTTTTTTCTGGAGTGTTTCACCCGCAATTTTTTTTTAGCAGTAAATTTTTAGCAAATTTTGTAGAGGGTTTACCGTTAAGTGGTAAAACGTTTTTTGAGCCATGTTCCGGAAGTGGCTTTATTAGTTTGATAGCCTCTAGAAATAAAGCAATTGTTACAGCATCTGATATTAATCCCAATGCTGTAGAAAATATTAAACTAAATTATAAAAAGAATGCGAGTCAATTTCCTTCAGAAAATATAAGCGTATATCTTTCCGATGTGTTCAATGCTATTCCGGTTCAACAATTTGATTTTATTGTGGTAAATCCACCTTATTTTTTTAAAGACTATAGCAATCTTGCTCAAGCTGCTTGGAATTGTGGGTTAAATGGAATTTTTTTCGATAATTTTTTTTCGAAACTTGTTGCTTATACACATACTAACTCAGAAGTTTTTATGGTATTGGCCGACAACTGCGATATTGAGAGAATAAAGAAAATTGCATCTTCTTATTTTTTTGATTTTGTATTAGTAAAAGAAAAGAAAATTTTGTGGGAGAAAAATTACATTTTCAAGATAGTTCGACAGAAGAATGAGTAG